A region from the Flavobacteriales bacterium TMED191 genome encodes:
- a CDS encoding VWA domain-containing protein: MKNYFILTISILLVFSSCRKEEFPLEFNLRCSITNPIGVLIEWEQVDEHPRHEVVDRRIKGTTEWYQIVALEEDEREFYDTDMPSFLDSWMTEPIIYEYRLRSYPENNSGIPADENSNNGLMYSNIGTGYVGCEPGCWFELLAQETGGEYSVAGTSDNLVATIIDVINSHANENSDLMFLIDKTGSMGDDIDEVRDGLTDIIDILPNNCRLGLATYGDLACDSLWTSGNWFDFQNLTEDHDLIQELVDGLSTTGGCDYPESVFDGIYRCINQGFWESDNKLILVIGDAPPLIQPCTLPLTSLQPFECTEYSAMEVIELCNSSEIVANLYPILVY, translated from the coding sequence ATGAAAAATTATTTTATTTTAACAATTTCAATACTGTTAGTTTTTTCTAGCTGTAGAAAAGAAGAATTCCCTTTAGAATTTAATCTAAGATGCTCAATTACCAATCCAATTGGTGTCTTAATAGAATGGGAACAAGTAGATGAACACCCTAGACACGAGGTTGTTGATAGAAGAATAAAAGGAACAACAGAATGGTACCAAATCGTTGCACTTGAAGAAGATGAAAGAGAATTTTATGATACAGATATGCCCTCATTTTTAGACTCATGGATGACTGAACCAATCATATACGAGTATAGATTAAGAAGTTATCCTGAAAATAATTCAGGAATACCTGCAGATGAAAATAGTAATAATGGACTAATGTACTCTAATATTGGCACAGGCTATGTAGGATGCGAACCAGGTTGTTGGTTTGAACTATTAGCGCAGGAAACCGGTGGTGAATATAGTGTTGCTGGAACCTCAGACAACCTAGTTGCTACCATTATTGATGTTATTAATTCACATGCAAATGAAAATTCTGATTTAATGTTTTTAATTGATAAAACTGGTAGTATGGGGGATGATATTGATGAGGTGAGAGATGGACTAACTGATATAATCGATATTTTACCCAACAACTGTAGACTTGGATTAGCAACATATGGAGATTTAGCGTGTGACAGTTTATGGACTAGTGGAAATTGGTTTGATTTTCAAAATTTAACAGAAGATCATGATTTAATTCAAGAATTAGTTGACGGTCTATCAACTACAGGTGGTTGTGATTACCCGGAATCAGTGTTCGATGGTATTTACAGATGTATAAATCAAGGTTTCTGGGAATCAGATAATAAACTTATTTTAGTGATAGGTGATGCACCACCATTAATTCAACCGTGCACATTACCACTAACAAGTCTTCAACCTTTTGAATGTACTGAATACAGTGCAATGGAAGTTATAGAATTATGCAATAGTTCAGAAATTGTTGCTAATTTATATCCTATATTAGTTTATTAA
- a CDS encoding Hsp20/alpha crystallin family protein: MFELIKNKNNRDLFDNLFDNLMLKPCSXRDYKSNDSYFSTDEKYYKIXIXLPGANKDEIQLSINNNFLDLKYTNKRDNNIWNSSFNRTIKLPNDILENKINAELKDGILSIKISRDVKKSISKIITIK, encoded by the coding sequence ATGTTTGAATTAATTAAAAACAAAAATAATCGTGATCTATTTGATAATTTATTTGACAATCTTATGTTGAAACCTTGTAGTATNAGAGATTATAAATCTAACGACTCTTATTTCTCAACTGATGAAAAATATTATAAGATTGANATTNCATTACCAGGTGCAAATAAAGATGAAATTCAATTATCAATTAATAATAACTTTCTTGATTTAAAATACACTAATAAAAGAGATAATAATATTTGGAATAGTTCTTTTAATAGAACAATAAAACTTCCTAATGATATTTTAGAAAATAAAATAAATGCAGAATTAAAAGACGGTATTTTATCAATTAAAATTTCAAGAGATGTTAAAAAATCAATATCAAAAATAATTACAATTAAATAA
- a CDS encoding uracil-DNA glycosylase, producing the protein MRPNIENSWKNLLNNEFKKEYFSSLMDFLINEYDNHIIYPPKKIIFNAFNICNFKDIKVVIIGQDPYHKPNQAHGLSFSVVDNINQPPSLKNILKELHNDLSIEISSSGNLTHWAKQGVLLLNSILTVRKGNPGSHKMKGWEKFTDSVIDLISKRKNNIVFLLWGLYAQQKGLYIDRNKHLVIESTHPSPFSAYKNFFGSKPFSKTNEYLRFYNKKEINW; encoded by the coding sequence ATGAGACCAAATATTGAAAATTCATGGAAAAATTTGCTTAATAATGAATTTAAAAAGGAATATTTTTCAAGTTTAATGGATTTTCTAATTAATGAGTATGATAATCATATTATTTATCCTCCAAAAAAAATAATTTTTAATGCTTTCAATATTTGTAACTTTAAGGATATTAAGGTTGTTATAATTGGACAGGATCCATATCACAAACCCAATCAAGCTCATGGATTATCTTTTAGTGTTGTTGATAATATTAATCAACCTCCCTCATTAAAAAATATATTAAAAGAACTTCATAATGATTTGTCTATAGAAATTTCAAGTTCAGGAAATTTAACCCATTGGGCAAAACAAGGTGTTTTATTATTAAATTCAATTCTAACAGTAAGAAAAGGAAATCCTGGGTCACATAAAATGAAAGGTTGGGAAAAATTTACTGATTCTGTAATTGATTTAATCTCTAAAAGAAAAAATAATATTGTTTTTTTATTATGGGGATTATATGCTCAACAAAAAGGTTTATATATAGATCGTAATAAACATTTAGTAATTGAAAGTACTCATCCATCTCCATTTTCAGCTTACAAAAACTTTTTTGGTTCAAAACCGTTTAGTAAAACAAATGAATATTTAAGATTTTACAATAAAAAGGAAATTAATTGGTGA
- a CDS encoding TonB family protein, whose translation MSDKKFIKKIEXPGGKNELQKFIKKXLRYPKFALNNNIEGDVLIKYKINPNGNTTNIXIIKGIGYGCDXEXARIVKKLKXPKCPNRKINITTTKKILIKFRIPKLSIEYTITS comes from the coding sequence ATGAGTGACAAAAAATTTATAAAAAAAATAGAATANCCAGGAGGAAAAAATGAACTTCAAAAGTTCATTAAAAAANATCTTCGATATCCAAAATTTGCACTTAACAATAATATTGAAGGAGATGTTTTAATTAAGTATAAGATAAATCCAAATGGAAATACTACTAATATTTTNATTATAAAAGGAATTGGTTACGGCTGTGATAANGAAGNAGCAAGGATTGTTAAAAAGCTTAAANATCCAAAATGCCCAAATAGAAAAATTAATATCACAACTACTAAAAAAATCTTAATAAAATTTAGGATTCCAAAACTCTCAATTGAATATACAATTACAAGTTAA
- a CDS encoding type IX secretion system membrane protein PorP/SprF: protein MKRLKFSILLSLLFLAFSLKAQQFPMYSQYVFNEYIINPAAAGTVDXTPLRLTYRDXWSGFTNLQGDNVAPKTFTFSGHTPLTDKHAIGGFVYSDVTGPISQTSAQLSYSWRTCLDKPGSCSWDKRRFLSFSYATRLIQFAYDDTETISWNEFFGLANDPVLPNTIETDFFISHSFGTYYYTEYFYAGFSANNLGARALKIESDILFNNRLTTEYNFMTGAYVPITYDKDLGVEPSILIKKTGWSKTQIDFTTRFIYMNSVWXGFGYRTAENALSLLLGFEFAELFVGYCYDTAVXGISNYSSGTHEIAIGFDLGTFSSVDNVRLRSRFKKRRMLVNPFNNIGQNNRRGTGS from the coding sequence ATGAAAAGATTAAAATTTTCTATACTATTGTCACTTTTGTTTTTAGCATTCAGTCTAAAGGCACAACAATTCCCAATGTATAGTCAGTATGTTTTTAATGAATATATTATTAATCCTGCTGCAGCTGGTACAGTAGATAANACACCTCTTAGACTTACATATAGGGATCANTGGTCGGGTTTTACAAATTTGCAGGGTGATAATGTTGCTCCAAAAACATTCACTTTCAGTGGTCACACACCTCTTACTGATAAACATGCAATTGGTGGATTTGTTTATAGTGATGTAACTGGNCCAATTAGTCAAACATCTGCTCAATTAAGTTATTCATGGAGGACATGTCTAGATAAGCCAGGCTCATGTTCTTGGGATAAAAGAAGGTTTTTGTCATTTTCATATGCCACTAGATTAATTCAATTTGCTTATGATGATACTGAAACAATAAGTTGGAATGAGTTTTTTGGTCTTGCTAATGACCCTGTTTTACCTAATACTATTGAAACNGATTTTTTTATTAGTCATAGTTTTGGCACATATTATTATACAGAATATTTTTACGCAGGTTTTTCAGCTAATAATTTAGGAGCACGAGCATTAAAAATTGAGTCTGATATATTATTTAATAACAGATTAACTACAGAGTATAATTTTATGACCGGAGCATATGTTCCAATTACTTATGATAAGGACCTAGGTGTTGAGCCATCTATTTTAATAAAAAAGACTGGTTGGTCAAAAACACAAATTGATTTCACTACAAGATTTATATATATGAATAGTGTATGGGNTGGTTTTGGATACAGAACTGCTGAAAATGCACTTTCATTATTGTTAGGTTTTGAGTTTGCTGAACTTTTTGTTGGATATTGTTATGATACTGCAGTTGNAGGAATAAGTAATTACTCAAGTGGTACACATGAAATAGCTATAGGTTTTGATTTGGGAACCTTTTCNTCTGTAGATAATGTTCGTTTAAGAAGTAGATTTAAAAAACGTAGAATGTTAGTGAATCCGTTTAATAATATAGGTCAAAATAATAGAAGAGGAACCGGCTCATAA